From one Acidobacteriota bacterium genomic stretch:
- a CDS encoding HD domain-containing protein, with protein MKTKISLIYFVVLTLLAVGLLPLLLTSWTLSDRSAKELRALEGRYQTQLVQDKARQIELFGQRYADLVGSYAKALELSNDFSVLSSPQTEVKLSSTLEENPYLIALFIKPVGGESIAVRRAKFAATEELEGIASGLSAGFENKKLVFGKPQKIMSSGEIVLPIGSPVVINNTVAATVMAVVSLREISRIMAETRPMSEDELWKSGLPMILVVDERGNAVFHPDASVVTNQKSFGSLKIVQEWMEASAQVQSALVPFSTEYDGKEHEMIGAYSTANLRNELKLGVVAMQDESRALASVAEMRRSVWFICLGFGFVALVVGLILARMMTVPILDLVGVAQKIAVGDYTTRVETKNFSEIGTLGEAFNLMSDKVQEQIEKLARAAEENRELFVGTVKALAAAIDGKDRYTRGHSERVARFSIAIGKRMRMSEDELEALRISALLHDVGKIAIDDAILKKPSALTDEEFEVMKTHPQRGFKIMSQIPRMRDFLPGMYMHHEMINGQGYPQGLKGDEIPLQAKIVSVADTFDAMTTDRPYSKGMELGAALDRIRSFIGTRYDGAVVEALIHACETGEVRPVGGLVKPKPQTEADDPECMKLFERRVA; from the coding sequence ATGAAGACGAAAATAAGTCTAATTTACTTCGTTGTACTGACGCTTCTGGCCGTCGGTCTATTGCCGCTGCTGTTGACGAGCTGGACCCTGTCCGACCGCAGCGCAAAGGAACTCCGGGCTCTCGAAGGCCGTTACCAGACTCAGTTAGTGCAGGACAAAGCGCGTCAGATCGAGCTTTTCGGCCAGCGTTATGCCGACCTCGTCGGGAGCTATGCAAAGGCGCTCGAGCTCTCAAATGATTTTTCCGTCCTCTCATCACCTCAAACGGAAGTGAAGCTGAGTTCGACGCTTGAGGAAAATCCGTATCTTATCGCCCTGTTCATCAAGCCGGTCGGCGGCGAGTCGATCGCCGTCCGGCGGGCGAAATTTGCCGCGACTGAAGAGCTGGAAGGCATCGCATCGGGTCTATCGGCGGGATTCGAAAACAAGAAGCTCGTCTTTGGGAAGCCTCAAAAGATCATGTCGAGTGGCGAGATCGTGCTTCCGATCGGCTCACCCGTCGTAATCAACAACACGGTTGCGGCGACCGTGATGGCCGTCGTTTCGCTGCGCGAAATATCGAGAATAATGGCCGAGACGCGGCCGATGTCTGAGGACGAATTGTGGAAGTCCGGTCTGCCGATGATCCTTGTGGTCGATGAACGCGGCAACGCGGTTTTTCATCCGGACGCGAGCGTCGTCACGAATCAGAAGTCGTTCGGCTCGTTGAAAATTGTACAGGAATGGATGGAAGCGAGCGCCCAGGTCCAATCGGCCCTCGTGCCCTTTTCGACCGAGTACGACGGAAAGGAACACGAGATGATCGGCGCCTATTCAACGGCGAATCTCCGAAATGAACTAAAACTCGGTGTCGTCGCGATGCAGGATGAGAGCCGCGCTCTCGCATCGGTCGCCGAAATGCGTCGCAGCGTCTGGTTCATTTGCCTCGGCTTCGGGTTCGTCGCGCTGGTCGTCGGTTTGATCCTCGCGCGAATGATGACGGTTCCGATCCTCGACCTCGTCGGGGTCGCGCAGAAGATCGCGGTCGGCGATTACACGACGCGCGTCGAAACGAAGAATTTCTCCGAGATCGGCACGCTCGGAGAAGCGTTCAATCTGATGAGCGACAAGGTCCAGGAACAGATCGAAAAACTCGCACGGGCCGCCGAGGAGAATCGCGAATTGTTCGTCGGAACGGTCAAAGCTCTTGCCGCCGCCATCGACGGCAAGGACCGCTACACGCGTGGCCATTCGGAACGCGTTGCGCGGTTCTCGATCGCCATCGGCAAACGTATGCGGATGTCGGAGGATGAACTCGAAGCTCTTCGCATCAGCGCGTTGCTGCACGATGTCGGGAAGATCGCGATCGATGACGCGATCCTGAAGAAACCATCGGCATTGACGGACGAAGAGTTCGAAGTGATGAAGACCCATCCGCAACGCGGGTTCAAGATAATGTCGCAGATTCCCAGAATGCGGGATTTCTTGCCGGGTATGTATATGCATCACGAGATGATCAACGGTCAAGGCTATCCGCAAGGACTCAAAGGCGATGAAATTCCTCTTCAAGCGAAAATCGTTTCCGTGGCCGACACGTTCGACGCGATGACCACCGATCGGCCGTATTCCAAGGGAATGGAACTCGGGGCGGCGCTCGATCGCATACGCAGTTTTATCGGCACGCGGTACGACGGTGCGGTCGTCGAAGCCCTGATCCACGCTTGTGAGACCGGTGAGGTCCGGCCCGTCGGCGGATTGGTCAAGCCCAAGCCGCAAACGGAAGCGGACGATCCGGAGTGTATGAAGTTGTTCGAAAGACGTGTCGCGTAG
- a CDS encoding ChaN family lipoprotein — MASISFGQNADPGYRIFDRSGNPATIEQIIAEAGNVNVVFLGENHDDATAHAMQLRIFKAIVEKYSKERPTALSMEMFERDVQTVVNEYLSGLITENHFLLSSRPWKNYSTDYKPLVELAKAERLPVIAANAPRRYINMVSRKGRTALDPLSREAKEWLPPLPYNQASEAYSTKFKALMGPSPEAQMGLANILDSQSLWDASMAFSISEFLKKKKNPLVIHLNGAFHTESRLGTAEHLMKYSKKSKFLVVTMRYEDSFTTFDKAKHENLGDFVILTDAKLPRSFKQ, encoded by the coding sequence ATGGCATCAATTTCGTTCGGTCAAAATGCGGATCCCGGTTACCGGATCTTCGATCGATCCGGCAACCCGGCGACGATCGAGCAGATCATCGCCGAAGCGGGCAACGTCAATGTCGTTTTTCTCGGTGAGAACCACGACGATGCGACGGCGCACGCGATGCAGCTCCGGATCTTCAAAGCGATCGTCGAAAAGTACTCGAAAGAACGCCCGACGGCACTCTCGATGGAAATGTTCGAACGCGACGTGCAGACCGTTGTCAATGAATACTTGAGCGGACTGATCACCGAGAACCATTTCCTGCTGAGTTCGCGTCCGTGGAAGAATTATTCGACCGATTACAAACCGCTCGTCGAGCTCGCGAAGGCGGAACGGCTTCCGGTGATCGCCGCCAATGCGCCGCGCCGTTACATAAATATGGTCTCGCGCAAAGGGCGCACCGCGCTCGATCCGCTCTCGCGCGAGGCTAAGGAGTGGCTTCCGCCGCTGCCCTACAATCAGGCTTCCGAAGCCTATTCAACCAAGTTCAAGGCGCTCATGGGGCCATCGCCTGAGGCTCAGATGGGACTTGCGAACATACTTGATTCGCAGTCTCTCTGGGACGCGTCGATGGCGTTTTCGATCTCGGAGTTCCTCAAGAAAAAGAAGAACCCGCTGGTAATTCACCTTAACGGCGCGTTTCACACCGAAAGCCGGCTGGGAACTGCCGAGCATCTGATGAAGTACTCGAAAAAGTCGAAGTTCCTGGTCGTGACGATGCGTTATGAGGACTCATTCACGACGTTCGACAAAGCGAAGCACGAGAACCTCGGTGACTTCGTCATCCTTACCGACGCCAAGCTGCCCCGCAGTTTCAAGCAGTAA
- the ftsY gene encoding signal recognition particle-docking protein FtsY, with protein MGFFWRRKKDEDKFSTSVLGLDKSIEQLQKQEEEAEKAIGVRFYNAIEKTRFSINNKLDTIFEGRKRIDDEFLDELEEMLISTDIGVSTTMQILDAVRRGVSRQEINDLDALKRIMKQELLTILQHSTERGIVDETKYDLDIKPYVLMVVGVNGVGKTTTIGKLAQRIKDEGNGVLICAADTFRAAASDQLEIWAERAGVEIIQQKQGTDPAAVLFDSLRAAQARNADVLIVDTAGRLHNKSNLMAELEKMKRIAAREVEGAPHETLLVIDAVTGQNGLEQARQFMKTADVTGIVLTKLDGTAKGGIAVAIAKELGLPIRYVGVGEQVADLMVFDAEQYVNGLFN; from the coding sequence ATGGGATTTTTTTGGCGAAGAAAAAAAGACGAAGACAAGTTTTCAACCTCAGTTCTAGGACTCGACAAATCGATCGAGCAACTTCAGAAACAGGAAGAAGAAGCGGAAAAGGCGATCGGCGTCAGGTTCTACAACGCGATCGAGAAGACCCGTTTTTCGATCAACAACAAACTTGACACCATCTTCGAGGGCCGCAAGAGGATCGACGACGAGTTTCTCGACGAACTCGAAGAGATGCTGATCTCGACCGACATCGGCGTTTCGACGACGATGCAGATCCTCGACGCGGTCCGCCGCGGCGTTTCGCGTCAGGAGATCAACGACCTCGACGCGCTGAAACGCATAATGAAACAGGAATTGCTGACGATCCTTCAGCATTCGACCGAACGCGGGATCGTTGACGAGACGAAGTACGATCTTGACATCAAACCGTACGTCCTGATGGTCGTCGGCGTCAACGGGGTCGGCAAAACGACGACGATCGGCAAACTCGCCCAGCGGATCAAGGACGAAGGCAACGGGGTTCTGATCTGCGCCGCCGACACGTTCCGCGCTGCGGCGAGCGACCAACTCGAGATCTGGGCCGAGCGCGCCGGAGTCGAGATCATCCAGCAGAAGCAGGGAACCGATCCGGCGGCGGTCTTGTTTGACTCGCTCCGCGCCGCTCAGGCGCGCAATGCCGACGTTTTGATCGTCGATACGGCGGGACGGCTCCACAATAAATCCAATCTGATGGCGGAGCTCGAAAAGATGAAGCGCATCGCCGCCCGCGAGGTCGAAGGCGCGCCGCACGAAACGCTGCTCGTAATCGACGCCGTGACCGGACAGAACGGACTCGAACAAGCGCGGCAGTTTATGAAAACGGCCGATGTCACGGGAATCGTGCTCACGAAACTCGACGGCACGGCAAAGGGCGGAATCGCGGTCGCGATCGCGAAGGAACTCGGCCTTCCGATCCGCTACGTCGGAGTCGGCGAACAGGTCGCCGATCTGATGGTCTTCGATGCCGAGCAATACGTCAACGGACTGTTCAATTAA
- the ribD gene encoding bifunctional diaminohydroxyphosphoribosylaminopyrimidine deaminase/5-amino-6-(5-phosphoribosylamino)uracil reductase RibD, producing MESNHSEFDVEMTRRALELAARGVGLVSPSPLVGCVVVSKSGEIVGEGSYEFEKVTHAEVLALEQAGERARGGTAYVSLEPHSHHGRTSPCTDALIGAGIRRVVCPIEDPNPLVSGEGFERLRVAGIEVVTGLLRDEAERLNEKFCVWHNKRRPFVHLKLAMSLDARISLRSSISTAISGPESSKRVHEIRHEHDAILVGGNTVAVDDPSLTDRSGKPRRRRLVRVVLDNRLQIPVTSNVVADARETPTIVISNSEDSVKIALIESKGVDLVRVDARDLSAVLDELRKREIQSVLVEGGTAIAGAFCDARLIDKATFIVAPIIIGGEAPLAVGGRGAGSFDEVIKLDDVEIRRLGIDHEITGYPKAA from the coding sequence TTGGAAAGCAATCATTCAGAGTTCGACGTTGAAATGACGCGCCGCGCGCTTGAATTGGCCGCGCGCGGCGTCGGCCTCGTCAGTCCGAGCCCTTTGGTCGGATGCGTTGTCGTGTCGAAGTCCGGCGAGATCGTCGGCGAGGGAAGCTACGAATTCGAGAAAGTGACGCACGCCGAGGTGCTCGCGCTTGAACAGGCCGGCGAACGAGCCCGTGGCGGAACGGCATACGTTTCGCTTGAACCCCATTCGCATCACGGGCGGACTTCGCCGTGCACCGACGCGCTGATCGGTGCCGGCATCCGGCGCGTCGTGTGTCCGATCGAAGATCCCAATCCGCTTGTTTCAGGCGAAGGGTTCGAGCGCTTGCGGGTCGCCGGGATCGAGGTCGTTACGGGGCTTCTGCGCGACGAGGCGGAGCGCCTGAACGAGAAGTTCTGCGTCTGGCACAACAAACGTCGCCCGTTCGTTCATTTGAAGCTCGCGATGAGCCTCGATGCGAGGATCTCCTTGCGAAGTTCGATTTCGACCGCGATCTCGGGTCCGGAATCGTCCAAACGTGTGCACGAAATCCGCCACGAACACGATGCGATCCTCGTCGGCGGCAATACGGTCGCAGTCGACGATCCGTCGCTCACCGACCGCAGTGGCAAACCTCGCCGGCGTCGGCTCGTCCGCGTTGTGCTCGACAACCGTTTGCAGATTCCGGTTACTTCAAACGTCGTGGCCGACGCCCGCGAAACGCCGACGATCGTGATATCGAATTCTGAAGATTCCGTGAAGATCGCGCTGATTGAAAGCAAAGGCGTCGATCTCGTCCGCGTCGATGCGCGCGATCTCTCCGCGGTGCTGGATGAATTGCGGAAGCGCGAGATCCAGAGCGTTCTGGTTGAAGGCGGGACCGCGATCGCCGGGGCATTCTGCGACGCCCGGTTAATCGACAAGGCAACGTTTATCGTCGCGCCGATCATCATCGGCGGAGAGGCTCCGCTCGCCGTTGGCGGACGCGGGGCCGGGTCGTTCGACGAGGTCATCAAACTCGATGACGTCGAGATCCGCCGTCTGGGCATCGATCACGAGATCACCGGCTATCCTAAGGCAGCATAA
- a CDS encoding TonB family protein has translation MGKIVKYCNACEEGFAEKFGFCPNCGAHLTAFEMNPVASETKPEPIQSIEEIPVPEIISVAPINETVVESAPEEIVVEEPAIEAAEAFEFDDDVLDEEVMVTPEPAPTAAFVVPAATQSAYEATFQPKASPKIDDAFHITIVEEKNVKQRNLLLLGVFALFFGAFTIGLLYSLFNKFLDVAAIDSPDLISYVGEVEPIPFEEEQIIKKDKEKGGGGGGGGKEEETPASKGREAAQVENPQFAPSSRAVPLTNPDIEILLATKNKNPRAAENTDEPYGLRNGADGLSDGTGSGGGLGNGRGRGQGNGNGDGLGNGNGSGRGNGDGDGNGDGSGDGDGLFKDAKVKVGPTVGVKIISKPRPGYTDSARVNNIQGTVILKVTFLASGQVGGVSVVKGLPNGLTEQAIAAAKGIRFEPAKKGGSPYSVNKNVEYSFTIF, from the coding sequence ATGGGAAAGATAGTAAAATATTGTAACGCTTGCGAGGAAGGATTTGCCGAGAAGTTCGGTTTTTGCCCGAACTGCGGTGCGCATCTGACGGCATTCGAGATGAATCCGGTGGCTTCCGAAACGAAACCGGAACCGATTCAGAGCATTGAGGAGATCCCGGTACCGGAGATCATTTCGGTCGCCCCGATCAATGAAACGGTGGTCGAGAGTGCGCCGGAAGAGATCGTGGTTGAAGAGCCGGCGATCGAAGCAGCCGAAGCGTTCGAGTTTGATGATGACGTTCTTGATGAAGAGGTTATGGTGACGCCGGAACCGGCGCCGACGGCCGCTTTTGTCGTCCCGGCGGCGACGCAAAGCGCCTACGAAGCGACCTTTCAGCCGAAAGCTAGTCCGAAGATTGACGATGCGTTTCACATCACGATCGTCGAGGAAAAGAACGTCAAACAGCGCAATCTCCTGCTTCTGGGCGTTTTTGCATTGTTTTTCGGCGCTTTCACTATCGGTTTGCTCTACTCCTTGTTCAATAAGTTTCTCGATGTCGCAGCGATCGACAGTCCCGATCTGATCTCCTATGTCGGAGAGGTCGAACCGATCCCGTTCGAAGAAGAGCAGATAATTAAGAAGGACAAGGAAAAGGGCGGCGGCGGCGGCGGCGGCGGTAAGGAAGAAGAAACTCCCGCGTCAAAGGGACGCGAAGCCGCGCAGGTTGAAAATCCGCAGTTCGCGCCATCTTCAAGGGCAGTTCCGCTGACGAATCCCGACATTGAGATACTGCTTGCGACCAAGAACAAGAACCCGCGTGCGGCCGAGAACACGGATGAACCGTACGGTCTTCGCAACGGGGCCGACGGGCTTTCCGACGGAACGGGCAGCGGCGGTGGACTTGGTAACGGTCGCGGCCGCGGACAGGGAAATGGCAACGGCGACGGACTCGGCAACGGTAACGGGTCGGGGCGCGGCAATGGTGACGGAGATGGCAACGGAGACGGATCCGGCGACGGAGACGGTTTATTCAAAGACGCGAAGGTGAAAGTCGGTCCGACGGTCGGCGTCAAGATCATCTCGAAACCCCGTCCGGGATACACGGATTCGGCGCGCGTCAACAACATTCAGGGAACGGTCATTCTCAAAGTGACGTTTTTGGCGAGTGGTCAGGTCGGCGGCGTCTCGGTTGTCAAAGGACTTCCGAACGGTTTGACCGAACAAGCGATCGCGGCCGCGAAGGGCATTCGATTCGAACCCGCCAAAAAGGGCGGCAGTCCATACTCGGTCAACAAGAACGTCGAGTACAGTTTTACGATTTTTTAA
- the ubiE gene encoding bifunctional demethylmenaquinone methyltransferase/2-methoxy-6-polyprenyl-1,4-benzoquinol methylase UbiE: MSDQRTDGELEHARAVREMFSGIAGKYDFLNHFLSVNIDKRWRRLVSRSLKDVLDDANALVLDVACGTGDLAVELQRSGKAKVVGTDFCRPMLAVAAEKNGKTGLSIPYLEADGMNLSFADSTFDAITIAFGLRNFSNWKAGLVEFHRLLKPGGRLAILEFSSPVVPGFRQAFQFYFTRVLPRIGGAVSGSRGAYEYLPNSVSKFPDQKQLAKMLDEVGFSDVSYKNLTGGIAALHLGTKKL, translated from the coding sequence ATGTCTGACCAAAGAACCGACGGCGAACTCGAACATGCGCGCGCCGTGCGGGAGATGTTCTCCGGTATCGCCGGCAAATATGATTTCCTCAATCACTTCCTTTCCGTCAACATCGACAAACGCTGGCGGCGACTGGTTTCGCGTTCACTCAAGGATGTGCTCGACGACGCGAACGCCCTTGTTCTCGATGTCGCCTGCGGCACGGGCGATCTCGCCGTTGAACTGCAGCGATCCGGCAAAGCAAAGGTCGTCGGCACCGATTTTTGCCGCCCGATGCTTGCCGTCGCCGCCGAAAAGAACGGAAAGACCGGACTTTCAATTCCATACCTCGAAGCCGATGGGATGAACCTATCCTTCGCCGATTCGACCTTCGATGCGATCACGATCGCCTTCGGACTCCGGAATTTCTCTAACTGGAAGGCCGGGTTGGTCGAGTTCCACCGTTTGCTGAAGCCCGGCGGAAGGCTCGCGATCCTTGAGTTTTCGTCTCCCGTCGTCCCCGGTTTCCGGCAGGCTTTTCAGTTCTATTTCACGAGGGTCTTGCCCAGAATCGGCGGGGCGGTCAGCGGCTCGCGCGGAGCGTATGAGTATCTTCCGAACTCGGTCTCGAAGTTCCCCGACCAGAAGCAACTCGCGAAAATGCTCGACGAGGTCGGCTTTTCGGACGTCAGTTACAAGAACCTCACCGGCGGGATCGCCGCTTTGCATTTGGGAACGAAAAAATTATAA
- a CDS encoding insulinase family protein has protein sequence MKNHFNRLIKPAILLAVISLCASLVSAQASNVSAPREEKLLNGLRLIVWSDSKAAKVTVKTRIHSGAAFDPLGKEGVMKLLSEIIFPNESAKEYFRDDLGGSLDVTCGYDYIQIDATGDADKFLTLLETLSSALTNPQINKETTERVKIPHLARLAEIEKDPAYLADRAVAKRLLGSFPYGRPLLGTPESAAKIDFADILFAKQRFLTADNATLAISGNVKADLALRASRRLFGGWLKADKKIPATFAQPAPPIANIQILDTTLENTSELRFAMRGVARSEKDFYAAQILENVLHSRIRSREGERSFARSNANVLPGIVILGVSSWNTAIVKKVGNTIALPTDIASYQNHFLGADVTPAEFEAAKRAVLAAGATADPLNYWLDSQTYRFVSVKDDQTNLQTVSVADVQRVLGRLRKESVASVLLVSTSGSTVAN, from the coding sequence ATGAAGAATCACTTTAACCGTCTTATCAAACCGGCGATCTTGCTCGCCGTTATTTCGCTCTGCGCCTCGCTTGTCAGCGCGCAAGCTTCGAATGTGTCGGCGCCGCGCGAGGAAAAACTCCTCAACGGACTGCGCCTGATCGTCTGGAGCGATTCAAAAGCCGCGAAAGTCACCGTCAAAACCAGAATTCACAGCGGCGCTGCCTTCGATCCGCTCGGGAAAGAAGGGGTGATGAAGCTTCTGTCGGAAATTATCTTTCCGAACGAGTCGGCGAAAGAGTATTTTCGCGACGACCTTGGTGGAAGCCTCGATGTGACGTGCGGATATGATTATATCCAGATCGATGCGACGGGCGATGCCGACAAGTTTTTGACTTTGCTCGAAACTCTTTCTTCGGCGCTCACCAACCCGCAGATAAACAAGGAAACGACCGAACGTGTAAAGATCCCGCATCTTGCAAGACTCGCGGAGATCGAGAAAGACCCGGCTTATCTGGCAGACCGCGCGGTCGCGAAACGACTGCTCGGCAGTTTCCCTTACGGCCGGCCGTTGTTGGGAACGCCCGAAAGCGCCGCCAAGATCGATTTTGCGGACATTTTGTTTGCCAAACAGCGTTTCCTGACGGCGGACAACGCGACGCTCGCGATCTCCGGAAACGTCAAGGCCGATCTTGCGCTTCGTGCTTCGAGGCGTTTGTTCGGCGGCTGGCTGAAGGCGGATAAGAAGATCCCGGCGACTTTTGCCCAGCCCGCGCCGCCGATCGCTAACATCCAGATTCTCGACACAACGCTTGAGAACACGAGCGAACTTCGTTTTGCGATGCGCGGAGTCGCAAGAAGTGAAAAGGACTTTTACGCCGCGCAGATTCTCGAAAACGTCCTTCATTCGCGAATCCGCAGTCGCGAGGGCGAGCGTTCATTCGCGCGCAGCAACGCCAACGTTCTTCCCGGAATCGTGATCCTCGGGGTTTCTTCCTGGAACACGGCGATCGTCAAGAAGGTCGGCAACACGATCGCTTTGCCGACGGATATCGCGAGTTATCAAAACCATTTCCTTGGGGCGGACGTGACGCCGGCGGAATTCGAGGCCGCGAAGCGCGCCGTTTTGGCCGCCGGCGCGACCGCCGATCCGCTGAACTATTGGCTCGATTCGCAAACGTACCGCTTCGTCTCGGTCAAGGACGACCAGACGAATCTGCAGACGGTTTCGGTCGCGGACGTCCAGCGCGTCCTGGGGAGACTGCGCAAGGAATCGGTCGCCTCCGTCCTGCTCGTCTCAACGTCGGGTTCGACCGTCGCGAATTAG